A stretch of the Aythya fuligula isolate bAytFul2 chromosome 18, bAytFul2.pri, whole genome shotgun sequence genome encodes the following:
- the PPP1R27 gene encoding protein phosphatase 1 regulatory subunit 27, whose protein sequence is MPRYSRYAQRLRASRTVRFPNDVVFQDHIRQGDLEQVGRFIRARKVALDTIYPSGMAALHEAVLTGNLDCVKLLVKYGADIHQRDENGWTPLHMACSDGYADIARYLMALGASPEATTDAGEKPSDLIDPEYRELLQLFQAATVG, encoded by the exons ATGCCGCGGTACAGTCGGTATGCCCAGAGACTGAGAGCATCGCGCACCGTGCGCTTCCCCAATGACGTCGTCTTTCAGGACCACATCAGGCAGGGGGACCTGGAGCAGGTGGGCAGGTTCATCCGTGCCAGGAAGGTTGCTCTGGACACCATCTACCCTTCTG GCATGGCAGCGCTCCACGAGGCCGTGCTCACCGGGAACCTGGACTGCGTCAAGCTGCTGGTCAAGTACGGCGCCGACATCCACCAGAGGGACGAGAACGGCTGGACGCCCCTGCACATGGCCTGCAGCGACGGCTACGCCGACATAGCCCG GTACCTCATGGCCCTGGGGGCCAGCCCCGAGGCCACCACGGACGCCGGGGAGAAGCCGTCGGACCTCATCGACCCCGAGTACCgcgagctgctgcagctcttccaggCCGCCACCGTGGGCTGA
- the GCGR gene encoding glucagon receptor has protein sequence MSQPRLLALLLLLLCCQGPSAQITDSLFENWKAYKEECHRNMSRMPAPTELVCNRTFDKFSCWPDALPNTTINVSCPWFLPWYQKVRHRYVFKTCGPDGEWVTGPKGQSLRDATQCQVDAEDLEAQEKFAKTYGSFKVMYTVGYSVSLCALLLALAVLLGFSKLHCMRNYIHMNLFASFILKGVSVLVIDALLKTHYSDKIDDYKVRIWLSDEAAAGCRAATVFMQYGTVANYCWLLVEGIYLHNLLVVAVFSERSYFTLYLCIGWGAPMLFLIPWVVVKFLYENIQCWSTNNNMGFWWILRFPVFLAILINFFIFIRIIQILISKLRAHQMRYTDYKFRLAKSTLTLIPLLGIHEVVFAFVTDEHAQGTLRYVKLFFDLFLSSFQGMLVAILYCFVNKEVQSELLKRWQRWKLGKDLAEEYKHTYSHAPSARNGTGSACEKHQLVSGCANGLGRSPAASRPPTHYLERSGHGTAEHLALGDRHHCYEFPETTAESHF, from the exons ATGTCCCAGCCACGACTCCTcgccctcctgctgctgctgctctgctgccag ggcccCTCCGCCCAGATCACGGATTCCCTCTTTGAGAACTGGAAGGCCTACAAGGAGGAATGTCACCGCAACATGAGCCGGATGCCTGCACCCACGG AGCTGGTCTGTAACCGAACCTTTGACAAGTTCTCCTGCTGGCCCGACGCGCTGCCCAACACCACCATCAACGTCTCCTGCCCCTGGTTCCTGCCCTGGTACCAGAAAG TGAGGCACAGGTACGTCTTCAAGACTTGCGGGCCGGACGGGGAGTGGGTGACAGGCCCCAAGGGGCAGTCCCTGCGGGATGCCACCCAGTGCCAGGTCGACGCCGAGGACCTGGAGGCGCAg GAAAAGTTCGCCAAGACCTACGGCAGCTTCAAGGTGATGTACACGGTGGGCTACTCGGTGTCGCTGTGTGCGCTGCTGCTCgccctggccgtgctgctgggctTCAG caAGCTGCACTGCATGAGGAACTACATCCACATGAACCTCTTCGCCTCCTTCATCCTGAAGGGCGTCTCCGTGCTGGTCATCGACGCCCTGCTGAAGACGCACTACAGCGACAAGATCGATGACTACAAAGTGCGCATCTGGCTGAGCGACGAG GCTGCCGCAGGCTGCCGGGCGGCCACGGTCTTCATGCAGTACGGCACCGTGGCCAACtactgctggctgctggtggagggCATCTACCTGCACAACCTCCTGGTGGTGGCCGTCTTCTCCGAGCGGAGCTACTTCACCCTCTACCTGTGCATCGGCTGGG GGGCACCCATGCTATTTCTCATCCCTTGGGTCGTTGTGAAGTTCCTCTACGAAAACATCCA GTGCTGGAGCACCAACAACAACATGGGCTTCTGGTGGATCCTCCGCTTCCCCGTGTTCCTGGCCATCCTG atcaacttcttcatcttcatccGCATCATCCAGATCCTCATCTCCAAGCTCCGTGCGCACCAGATGCGCTACACCGACTACAAGTTCAG GCTGGCCAAGTCCACGCTGACGCTGATCCCCCTGTTGGGCATCCATGAGGTTGTCTTCGCCTTTGTCACGGATGAGCACGCCCAGGGCACCCTGCGCTACGTCAAGCTCTTCTTCGACCTCTTCCTGAGCTCCTTCCAG GGGATGCTGGTGGCCATTCTCTACTGCTTCGTCAACAAGGAG GTGCAGTCGGAGCTGCTGAAGAGGTGGCAGCGCtggaagctggggaaggacctGGCGGAGGAGTACAAGCACACCTACAGCCATGCGCCCAGTGCCCGCAACGGCACCGGCAGCGCCTGCGAGAAGCACCAGCTGGTGAGCGGCTGTGCCAACGGGCTGGGGCGCAGCCCAGCCGCCTCGCGGCCCCCCACCCACTACCTCGAGAGGAGCGGCCACGGCACCGCCGAGCACCTCGCCCTGGGGGACCGGCACCACTGCTATGAGTTCCCCGAGACCACAGCCGAGAGCCACTTCTGA
- the MCRIP1 gene encoding mapk-regulated corepressor-interacting protein 1 has protein sequence MASSPVSRVVYNGKRSGGPRSPGAGGELFTPAHEENVRFIYEAWQCVERDLRSQMGAERGLVEEYVEKMPNPSLKAFKPVDLSDLKRRNAQDAKKS, from the exons ATGGCCAG CTCCCCCGTGTCCCGCGTGGTGTACAACGGCAAGCGGAGCGGCGGGCCGCGCTCCCCCGGCGCCGGCGGCGAGCTGTTCACGCCGGCCCACGAGGAGAACGTGCGCTTCATCTACGAGG CCTGGCAGTGCGTGGAGCGCGACCTGCGCAGCCAGATGGGCGCCGAGCGCGGCCTGGTCGAGGAGTACGTGGAGAAGATGCCGAACCCCAGCCTGAAAG CGTTCAAGCCCGTCGACCTGAGCGATCTGAAGCGGAGGAACGCACAGGACGCGAAGAAGTCCTAA